From the genome of Dehalococcoidia bacterium, one region includes:
- a CDS encoding DUF177 domain-containing protein, protein MIINVSQLLQEHIGSTRSYKVDGEENFPYKGEVVLIRTDKGLLVRGALTTMVEVVCSRCLCGFDQELYIDFAEEFLSQCEEGDFIIDEYRQIDLSEVARQYTLLSEPMKPLCREDCAGLCPQCGRNLNLETCGCVKEIDPRMAMLSSLVKDRL, encoded by the coding sequence ATGATAATCAATGTATCGCAGCTGCTGCAGGAGCATATCGGCTCCACGCGCAGCTACAAAGTGGATGGTGAGGAGAACTTCCCTTATAAAGGAGAAGTTGTTCTTATCCGTACTGATAAAGGGTTACTTGTGAGAGGCGCTCTCACAACTATGGTTGAGGTGGTCTGCAGCAGATGCCTCTGCGGCTTCGATCAGGAGCTTTATATTGATTTCGCAGAGGAATTCCTGTCGCAGTGTGAGGAGGGGGACTTCATTATTGATGAATATCGGCAGATAGATTTGAGCGAGGTGGCGCGTCAGTACACGCTTCTGTCCGAGCCGATGAAGCCATTGTGTCGCGAGGATTGCGCCGGTTTGTGCCCTCAGTGCGGCAGAAATCTTAATCTCGAGACCTGTGGCTGTGTAAAAGAGATCGATCCTCGCATGGCTATGCTGTCGAGTCTAGTAAAGGATAGGTTGTAA
- the trxA gene encoding thioredoxin, translating to MTKPVHIDDSNFDETVIKSKTPVLVDFWAPWCGPCKAVAPILDELAKDYNEKIVIAKLNVDEAPQNASKYGVSAIPTMLIFKNGEPVQSMVGYKPKAELKKVIDEVI from the coding sequence ATGACGAAACCGGTTCATATCGACGACAGCAATTTTGACGAGACGGTTATTAAATCTAAAACGCCGGTGCTTGTAGATTTCTGGGCGCCGTGGTGCGGCCCGTGCAAGGCGGTGGCCCCCATTCTAGACGAGCTGGCCAAAGATTATAACGAAAAGATAGTGATTGCCAAGCTGAACGTTGACGAGGCCCCTCAAAATGCGAGCAAATACGGCGTCTCCGCTATTCCGACCATGCTCATCTTCAAGAACGGAGAGCCGGTGCAGTCGATGGTCGGATATAAGCCGAAAGCCGAGCTAAAAAAGGTAATCGACGAAGTTATATAA
- a CDS encoding homocitrate synthase produces the protein MPQIRFIDVTNRDAVQASRIIMAKLQKTMLNLYLSEMGIYQSEFSFPTVKHERNYIQGNLGLKEEGIFHDLVLEGWCRAMVSDVEASLATGVKDLNVSISTSDQMILHKFHGKLDRDSVIREMVDAVQCARGHGVSTIGVNAEDASRTDISYLIEFALAAREAGADRVRYCDTLGYDTPATIQDRIGKLADKAGMPIELHCHNDLGMAVANAVSGATAAIDGGVDAYINTSVNGVGERAGQTDLVSCILALKFGRDMQRYAIGDVLDFRMADKLAKYVSYAFGIPIPINQPGVGANIFAHEAGIHADGALKDRRNYELFDHEILGRGEDTRIPTGRVITTGEFGGVAGFRHVYEKIGVTFADNESAKQILELVQFASAHTQKPLTDDELRFIARYPEQVRKILTVTP, from the coding sequence ATGCCTCAGATAAGATTCATCGATGTCACCAACCGGGACGCCGTCCAGGCCTCCCGCATCATCATGGCCAAGCTTCAGAAGACCATGCTCAATCTCTATCTCTCCGAGATGGGAATATATCAATCAGAGTTCTCCTTCCCCACGGTAAAACACGAGCGTAACTATATTCAGGGGAACCTGGGGCTGAAGGAGGAAGGCATCTTTCACGACCTTGTGTTGGAGGGATGGTGCCGCGCCATGGTCTCCGATGTTGAGGCATCTCTCGCCACGGGTGTCAAAGACCTCAACGTCTCCATCTCAACCTCCGATCAGATGATACTGCATAAATTCCACGGCAAGCTCGACCGCGATTCCGTGATCCGTGAAATGGTCGATGCCGTACAATGCGCACGCGGACACGGCGTCAGCACCATCGGGGTGAACGCGGAGGACGCGTCCCGCACCGACATCTCATATCTCATCGAGTTCGCACTGGCGGCAAGGGAGGCCGGCGCCGACCGTGTCAGGTACTGCGACACGCTGGGATATGACACGCCGGCGACAATCCAGGATCGCATCGGGAAACTTGCCGATAAGGCCGGGATGCCCATCGAGCTGCACTGCCACAACGACCTCGGCATGGCGGTGGCCAACGCGGTCTCGGGCGCGACGGCGGCCATAGACGGCGGAGTGGACGCCTATATCAATACGTCGGTGAACGGCGTGGGCGAGCGGGCCGGGCAGACTGACCTGGTAAGCTGCATACTGGCGCTCAAGTTCGGCAGGGACATGCAGCGGTACGCCATCGGCGACGTTCTGGATTTCAGGATGGCCGATAAGCTGGCCAAATACGTTTCGTACGCATTCGGTATCCCGATACCGATAAACCAGCCCGGCGTGGGCGCCAACATCTTCGCACACGAGGCCGGTATCCACGCCGACGGCGCGCTGAAAGATCGGCGCAACTACGAGCTTTTCGACCATGAGATACTCGGGCGCGGGGAGGACACGCGCATCCCTACGGGGAGGGTAATCACAACCGGCGAGTTCGGCGGCGTCGCGGGGTTCAGGCATGTCTACGAAAAGATAGGCGTAACATTCGCCGATAACGAGAGCGCCAAACAGATACTGGAGCTGGTGCAGTTCGCCAGCGCTCACACCCAGAAGCCGCTGACCGACGACGAGCTGCGCTTCATAGCCAGATATCCCGAGCAGGTGCGCAAGATACTGACCGTGACGCCCTAA
- the trxB gene encoding thioredoxin-disulfide reductase → MNTNYDVLIIGGGPAGLSAGIYAARARLRTMLIEKAMFGGLIASAELVENYPGFPEGISGFDIGERMYQQASKFGLETLSAEVTSVDLLNDPKNIKTTEGDLSARAVIIASGAERKWLGVPGEDIFANRGVSYCATCDGALFKDRVVAVVGGGDAAVEEAVFLTRFASKVFIIHRRNQLRASKTAQERALSHKKIEPVWDTVVEEIKGSDKVSQLLVRNVKTGGTKEIAVDGVFVYVGQVPNTGYLKEQIPMDKEGFIITDERMETQVKGVFAAGDIRKNSSRQVITAAGDGATAAISAEKFLSS, encoded by the coding sequence ATGAATACAAACTACGATGTGTTAATAATCGGCGGGGGCCCCGCGGGTCTGAGCGCAGGTATATATGCTGCCCGTGCCAGACTGCGAACCATGTTAATAGAGAAGGCGATGTTCGGCGGGCTCATCGCTAGCGCTGAGCTGGTGGAGAACTATCCCGGATTCCCCGAGGGTATATCCGGTTTCGACATAGGAGAGCGGATGTACCAGCAGGCATCGAAGTTCGGCCTTGAAACGCTGTCCGCCGAAGTCACCAGCGTCGACCTGCTGAATGACCCTAAGAACATAAAAACGACGGAAGGCGATCTCTCCGCAAGAGCTGTTATCATCGCAAGCGGCGCCGAGCGAAAGTGGCTCGGAGTCCCGGGGGAGGATATCTTCGCTAACCGGGGTGTTTCATATTGCGCCACCTGCGACGGAGCGTTGTTCAAAGACCGCGTCGTCGCTGTGGTGGGAGGAGGCGACGCGGCGGTAGAAGAAGCCGTTTTCCTCACCAGGTTCGCATCAAAGGTATTTATCATTCACCGTCGCAATCAGTTGCGCGCTTCCAAGACGGCGCAGGAGAGGGCTCTTTCCCATAAAAAAATCGAGCCGGTATGGGATACGGTTGTTGAAGAGATCAAAGGAAGCGATAAGGTATCCCAATTGTTAGTACGAAATGTTAAGACGGGAGGAACGAAAGAAATTGCCGTGGACGGCGTTTTCGTTTATGTAGGCCAGGTTCCCAACACCGGTTACTTAAAAGAACAAATCCCGATGGATAAAGAGGGATTTATCATCACAGACGAACGAATGGAGACACAGGTGAAGGGCGTGTTTGCGGCGGGCGACATTCGCAAGAATTCATCGCGACAGGTCATCACCGCCGCCGGCGACGGAGCTACCGCGGCGATATCCGCGGAGAAATTTTTAAGTTCTTAA
- the rpmF gene encoding 50S ribosomal protein L32: MVPLPKHKTPKSKQGRRRSHLALKATAIDSCPQCHSPKRAHHVCLTCGTYGGREVIKIKTKKKE, from the coding sequence ATGGTTCCATTACCGAAACACAAAACTCCAAAATCAAAACAGGGTCGCAGGCGCTCTCATCTTGCGTTAAAGGCGACCGCTATCGATTCTTGCCCCCAGTGCCACAGCCCCAAGAGGGCCCATCACGTTTGCCTTACCTGTGGAACATATGGCGGCAGGGAAGTGATTAAAATAAAGACAAAGAAAAAGGAATAA
- the nusB gene encoding transcription antitermination factor NusB gives MGTRRKARVRALQALFEIDSVGHDQAEVLGRQAEEDTLEEESVAFTNDLVEGVLGNEEEIDKVIERYAPAWPVAQMALIDRNILRLAIFEILFNNKVPVKVVINEAVELAKMFGGDNTPKFINGVLGTVSAQSGKKRR, from the coding sequence TTGGGAACAAGGAGGAAGGCAAGGGTTAGGGCGCTTCAAGCGCTATTTGAAATAGACTCTGTCGGACATGATCAGGCTGAGGTGCTGGGACGGCAGGCGGAAGAAGATACGCTCGAAGAGGAATCAGTCGCGTTTACGAATGATCTGGTGGAGGGAGTTCTGGGGAATGAGGAGGAGATTGACAAGGTAATAGAGCGGTATGCCCCGGCTTGGCCAGTGGCGCAGATGGCTCTTATAGATAGAAACATATTAAGGCTTGCCATCTTCGAAATTTTGTTTAATAATAAAGTACCAGTCAAGGTTGTAATAAATGAGGCGGTGGAGCTCGCCAAGATGTTTGGCGGAGATAACACGCCGAAGTTCATAAACGGGGTTTTGGGAACCGTAAGCGCCCAGTCGGGAAAAAAGAGGAGGTGA
- the fabD gene encoding ACP S-malonyltransferase gives MNDTVNQTGNHAYVFPGQGSQKVGMGRDLYDAFSSTRKVFEEADEALGMHLSRLCFEGPEQELCQTVNAQPAILTMSIACLRAAAEIYGELVRPAYVAGHSLGEYTALVAAGVLDFADAVRLTRERGSLMQHAGQIAPGGMVAIIGLDEVAVEAVCQETGAKISNINSPGQIVISGSRESMVRSIDLSLSMGARYSKPLNVSGAFHSHLMEPAVEGMAKAITDVRFNDPIVPIVVNSTAKPVATAEEIKQELLDQIANCVQWQKSVECMVKDGVGTFVEIGPGQVLTGLIKRISKDARTVNVGDVSSVKGMKL, from the coding sequence ATGAACGATACGGTAAATCAGACAGGTAATCACGCTTACGTTTTCCCCGGTCAGGGCTCACAGAAAGTGGGCATGGGGCGGGATCTGTATGATGCGTTCAGTTCGACGCGGAAGGTGTTTGAGGAGGCGGATGAAGCATTGGGCATGCACCTTTCCCGGCTTTGTTTTGAGGGCCCCGAGCAGGAGCTGTGCCAGACGGTTAACGCCCAGCCGGCAATACTAACCATGAGTATAGCATGTTTGCGGGCGGCCGCCGAGATATATGGAGAGCTGGTGCGTCCTGCATATGTGGCGGGGCACAGCCTTGGTGAATATACAGCGCTGGTTGCGGCCGGCGTGCTGGATTTTGCTGATGCCGTGCGCCTTACTCGAGAGAGGGGCAGTCTGATGCAGCATGCGGGGCAGATAGCGCCCGGGGGCATGGTTGCCATCATCGGGCTGGACGAGGTCGCCGTTGAAGCGGTATGTCAGGAAACCGGGGCCAAGATTTCTAATATTAACTCGCCGGGCCAGATAGTCATCAGCGGTTCGCGTGAGTCTATGGTGCGTTCTATTGACCTTTCTTTGTCGATGGGAGCTCGGTACAGCAAGCCCCTTAATGTGAGCGGCGCGTTCCATTCTCACCTCATGGAGCCGGCTGTTGAAGGCATGGCGAAAGCCATAACCGATGTCAGATTCAATGATCCTATTGTACCGATTGTCGTTAACAGCACTGCTAAGCCCGTAGCTACCGCCGAAGAGATTAAGCAGGAACTCCTGGACCAAATAGCCAACTGCGTACAGTGGCAGAAGAGCGTTGAGTGTATGGTCAAGGATGGTGTGGGTACTTTCGTCGAAATCGGGCCCGGTCAAGTGTTGACCGGTCTTATTAAGCGCATCAGCAAGGATGCGCGTACTGTTAACGTCGGGGATGTAAGCTCGGTAAAGGGCATGAAGCTCTAG
- the plsX gene encoding phosphate acyltransferase PlsX, which yields MKIALDAMGSEHSPTAEVEGAIAAAREHSIEIVLVGKKEVIEAELKKHSYNLPIVEANQVIEMKDNPSEVMRDKRDSSISVGMRLLKNKEVDAFVSAGNTGAVATAATLILGRIEGIERPALSIFITLPSSPILLLDVGANANCKPSYLVQFAQMGSVYMEKIFGVEKPRVGLLSNGEEDIKGNSIVCEANKLLRATNLNFVGNIEGNNLPYNRTDVVVTDGFTGNILIKVGEGIGSVIVQAVKQALSSRPYLKIVALILKPALKNAFNSVDYSEYGGAPLLGVNGNVIIGHGRSNAKAIGSALFIAKRAVEQDIVDAIRKGIT from the coding sequence ATGAAAATCGCTCTGGATGCCATGGGGAGTGAACATTCCCCCACCGCCGAAGTTGAGGGCGCGATAGCCGCCGCCAGAGAACATTCGATCGAGATTGTACTTGTGGGCAAAAAGGAAGTGATCGAGGCGGAGTTGAAGAAACACAGCTACAATCTCCCAATCGTCGAAGCGAATCAGGTAATCGAGATGAAAGATAACCCCAGCGAGGTTATGCGGGATAAACGCGATTCATCCATATCGGTCGGCATGAGACTGCTTAAGAACAAAGAGGTTGACGCCTTCGTATCGGCGGGTAACACCGGAGCTGTAGCTACCGCCGCCACGTTGATACTCGGGCGCATCGAAGGGATAGAGCGCCCCGCATTGAGCATCTTCATCACACTGCCATCAAGCCCTATCCTTCTCCTCGATGTCGGCGCCAACGCAAATTGTAAGCCTAGCTACCTGGTACAGTTCGCTCAGATGGGCAGCGTGTATATGGAGAAGATTTTCGGGGTGGAAAAGCCCAGGGTGGGATTGCTCTCAAACGGGGAGGAGGATATCAAGGGAAACAGCATTGTATGCGAAGCGAATAAGTTGCTTCGGGCCACAAATTTGAACTTCGTCGGCAATATCGAAGGAAACAACCTTCCATACAACAGAACGGATGTAGTTGTCACCGACGGATTCACCGGCAATATATTAATCAAGGTGGGCGAAGGCATAGGCTCTGTCATTGTTCAGGCGGTCAAGCAGGCGCTATCAAGCCGGCCTTATTTAAAGATTGTCGCACTCATATTAAAACCCGCCCTTAAAAACGCCTTCAACTCGGTTGATTACTCCGAATACGGCGGGGCTCCCCTTCTCGGCGTGAACGGGAATGTCATTATCGGACACGGTCGCAGCAATGCCAAGGCTATCGGCAGCGCCCTGTTTATCGCCAAGCGGGCCGTGGAACAGGACATAGTCGATGCGATTAGAAAGGGAATAACTTAA
- a CDS encoding acyl-CoA dehydratase activase, whose protein sequence is MPDNIYIGIDVGSVSTKFAVLNDKDELVTSLYLRTEGQPIVSIQRGLKELSTAVSSDMRIAGVATTGSARYLAGVLVNADLVKNEISCQAAAALHFIPDAATVIEIGGQDSKIIIIRDGAVADMGMNTVCAAGTGSFLDQQAQRMNMQIEDFGAEALKSTRPVQIAGRCAVFAETDMIHKQQMGHRRPDIIKGLCRALARNYLSNIATGKEIRTPVVFQGGVALNRGMITAIEEALDMSVVVPPYPGITGAIGAALVVHEEFKSRDITTSFNGFDIADAALSASSFECSRCDSLCEISQVLRDDKVIARWGGQCDIWEEEDRNI, encoded by the coding sequence GTGCCGGATAATATCTACATAGGAATAGATGTGGGCTCGGTGAGCACTAAGTTCGCTGTCCTTAACGACAAAGACGAACTGGTTACCTCTCTATATCTTCGCACCGAGGGCCAGCCCATTGTATCGATACAGCGCGGCCTCAAAGAGCTGTCGACCGCCGTCTCAAGCGACATGCGAATCGCAGGCGTAGCTACGACCGGCAGCGCGCGCTACCTGGCCGGAGTGCTGGTGAACGCCGACCTGGTGAAAAACGAGATCTCGTGCCAGGCCGCGGCGGCACTACACTTTATCCCGGACGCAGCGACGGTGATCGAGATCGGCGGGCAGGATTCCAAGATAATCATAATCAGGGACGGTGCCGTCGCCGATATGGGGATGAACACGGTTTGCGCCGCCGGCACGGGGAGCTTCCTGGATCAGCAGGCGCAGCGCATGAACATGCAAATCGAAGATTTCGGCGCAGAGGCGCTTAAGAGCACAAGGCCGGTACAGATAGCCGGAAGATGCGCCGTTTTCGCCGAGACGGACATGATACACAAGCAGCAAATGGGCCACAGGCGACCCGATATCATAAAAGGCCTTTGCCGGGCGCTGGCGCGAAATTATTTAAGTAATATAGCGACAGGTAAGGAAATCAGGACCCCTGTAGTATTCCAGGGGGGCGTAGCCTTGAACCGGGGCATGATAACAGCCATCGAGGAAGCGCTAGATATGTCCGTGGTCGTGCCGCCTTACCCCGGCATCACCGGGGCCATCGGCGCGGCGCTTGTTGTACATGAAGAATTCAAGTCGAGGGATATAACGACTTCTTTTAACGGGTTCGACATCGCAGATGCCGCTCTAAGCGCTTCATCTTTTGAGTGCAGTAGATGCGACTCCCTGTGTGAGATATCGCAGGTGCTCCGCGACGACAAGGTCATAGCCAGATGGGGCGGTCAATGCGACATATGGGAAGAAGAGGATAGAAATATATGA
- a CDS encoding electron transfer flavoprotein subunit beta/FixA family protein, which translates to MNIVVCIKQVPGTTDIKIDPNTNTLVREGVQSIINPFDCYAIEEGVRLREKHGGKVTVITMGPPQADAALREAISLGADEAVLVSDRAFAGSDTWATSYVISKAIQKTGAFDLIICGKQTLDGDTGQVGPGIAESLKIPFIAYVSKIEEIDGGHMRVKRMIEEGHETIEASLPAVITVSKEINVPRLPSIRGTMKSKSAKIPVWSAADIGAEADKAGLNGSPTRVVKIFFPKRERKSEMLAGSCEEQADQLIKKLEGII; encoded by the coding sequence ATGAATATCGTCGTCTGCATCAAGCAGGTGCCCGGCACCACCGATATAAAGATCGACCCCAACACCAACACCCTCGTCCGCGAGGGCGTGCAGAGCATCATCAACCCCTTCGACTGTTACGCCATCGAGGAGGGCGTGCGACTGCGCGAGAAGCACGGCGGCAAGGTGACGGTTATCACGATGGGCCCGCCCCAGGCGGACGCCGCGCTCAGGGAAGCGATATCGCTGGGCGCAGACGAAGCGGTGCTGGTGAGCGACCGTGCCTTCGCCGGTTCCGATACGTGGGCCACATCGTATGTGATTTCCAAAGCGATTCAAAAAACAGGCGCGTTCGACCTGATAATCTGCGGCAAGCAGACGCTGGACGGCGACACCGGCCAGGTGGGCCCCGGCATCGCGGAGAGTCTGAAGATACCGTTCATCGCATACGTCAGTAAGATAGAGGAGATCGACGGCGGGCACATGCGCGTCAAGCGCATGATAGAAGAAGGACACGAAACGATCGAGGCGAGCCTACCCGCGGTTATCACCGTATCGAAAGAGATAAACGTGCCCCGCCTGCCGTCGATACGCGGCACGATGAAATCCAAGAGCGCCAAGATTCCTGTGTGGAGCGCAGCGGACATCGGAGCCGAGGCCGATAAAGCGGGTCTTAACGGCTCGCCGACGCGCGTGGTCAAGATATTCTTCCCCAAGCGCGAGCGCAAGAGCGAGATGCTCGCCGGCAGCTGCGAAGAGCAGGCGGACCAGCTTATCAAGAAGCTGGAGGGGATAATATGA
- the acpP gene encoding acyl carrier protein, producing MATVLERLKKIVVEQLGVEEDQVVPKASFVDDLNADSLDLVELIMAMEEEFSDGSKQIRIPDKDAENIKTIQDAIDYIKDLGIEDK from the coding sequence GTGGCCACAGTCCTAGAGAGACTGAAAAAAATCGTAGTTGAGCAATTAGGAGTCGAGGAAGATCAGGTAGTGCCTAAGGCTTCTTTCGTCGACGATTTGAATGCGGATTCGCTGGATCTGGTTGAGTTGATTATGGCTATGGAGGAGGAATTCAGCGACGGTAGCAAGCAGATAAGGATACCGGACAAGGATGCCGAGAACATCAAGACGATACAGGATGCTATAGATTACATCAAAGACTTGGGGATAGAGGATAAATAG
- a CDS encoding acyl-CoA dehydrogenase family protein has translation MDYFLTEQQQLIRELARRVAEERILPVRAELDEKEEFPWAIVKDIAASDLFRVFIPAEYEGLGEQAVGLCIAVEELSRACCGVALTYAADALGSIPIFLYGNEEQKRKYLPEVAGGNKLTAFALTESSAGSDASRIKTTAVLDGNDYVINGTKQFITNGGEAEIYTIIALTDPTRGPRGASAFLVDKDTPGFTFGKKEKKMGIRCSATRELVFHNCRVPKENLLGKDGQGFIVAMKTLDLSRPGVAALAVGLAQGALEAAVNSAKTREQFDHPVSSIQAVQHILANMAMDVEAGRALMYATAKTIDSGVKNYSEEGAMAKVFCTDMAMRVTTDAVQVCGGAGYMRDYPVEKMMRDAKINQIYEGTNQVLRNVIAMELLKRKALRK, from the coding sequence TTGGACTATTTCCTAACTGAACAGCAGCAGCTAATAAGGGAGCTGGCCCGCAGGGTGGCCGAGGAAAGGATATTGCCGGTACGGGCGGAACTGGACGAAAAAGAGGAGTTCCCCTGGGCGATAGTTAAAGATATAGCCGCCAGCGACCTGTTCAGGGTTTTCATCCCGGCGGAATACGAAGGGCTTGGCGAGCAGGCCGTGGGCCTGTGCATCGCAGTCGAGGAGCTGAGCCGCGCCTGCTGCGGCGTAGCGCTGACCTATGCCGCGGACGCGCTGGGATCGATACCGATATTCCTTTACGGTAACGAGGAGCAGAAACGCAAATACCTGCCGGAGGTCGCCGGCGGCAATAAGCTCACCGCCTTCGCGCTGACCGAGTCCAGCGCCGGCAGCGATGCCAGCAGGATAAAGACGACCGCCGTCCTCGACGGCAATGATTATGTCATCAACGGCACCAAGCAGTTCATCACCAACGGCGGCGAGGCCGAGATATATACGATAATCGCTTTAACCGACCCGACAAGGGGACCGCGCGGCGCGAGCGCGTTCCTCGTCGATAAGGACACCCCCGGATTCACCTTTGGCAAGAAGGAAAAGAAGATGGGCATACGCTGCTCCGCGACGAGGGAACTCGTTTTCCATAATTGCCGCGTGCCTAAGGAAAACCTTCTGGGCAAAGATGGGCAGGGTTTCATCGTTGCCATGAAGACTCTTGATTTGTCCCGCCCCGGCGTGGCAGCGCTGGCGGTAGGCCTGGCGCAGGGAGCGCTCGAGGCCGCCGTCAATTCCGCCAAAACGCGCGAGCAGTTCGATCACCCGGTATCCTCCATCCAGGCCGTGCAGCACATACTGGCCAATATGGCCATGGACGTAGAGGCCGGACGGGCGCTGATGTACGCTACCGCCAAGACCATCGACAGCGGCGTCAAGAACTACTCCGAGGAAGGCGCCATGGCCAAGGTTTTCTGCACCGACATGGCCATGCGCGTGACCACCGATGCCGTGCAGGTGTGCGGCGGCGCGGGCTACATGCGCGATTACCCCGTGGAGAAGATGATGCGCGACGCCAAGATCAACCAGATATATGAGGGCACGAACCAGGTGCTGCGCAACGTCATCGCCATGGAGCTTCTTAAGAGGAAAGCGCTGCGCAAATGA